ccagACTTTTATTTACTCAGGGAATTGATTAAAAAGATCAGTTGTGCTTGTGAATATGCATCTGTTGCTAACATAATGTTTCCTCCAAGAGAATAatgcctgtattgcatttaagtTCCAGCAAGAATTATTGATGTTTGAAAGTTAAGTGTATCATTTGGAAGTCCGTGTTTGTCCCTCAATGTTTAAAAGTAGAAAAGCACACCTTTAGTTAGGATGGTGATATCAAGTCGGTAAAGAAAGACGCTAGTGTCAGTTTGCGTTGTAGAATTCTGCAttatcaaattaattaaaaagttgaaatgctatttttttttttcttgcagaaACATTGACTCAGTaatgtccctcccctcctctcaaagCCTTTGAATAACACAGTGTTGAAAAGGTAGGTTGGTCGCTTGAGTCCACCCTTAAAAGGTTTATTTAGTCCTTAATTTCTGCACCACAACCCTAAATCCTCcaacagacacacctgcagaggAACATATAAAAGCTCTGGTCCTATCAGACGGTCAACAAACCTTAAGGAGTCTCTCTGTTGAAGACGTCCAGAGAAGCTCCGGTGCCAGTGTCCAGAAACAACCAGATAGACCCAGAAGATGAAGACctgtctcagcctcctcctgctcttgctGGGCCTCTGCCAGGCTCAACCTCTGGTGGGGGAAGAAAGTGTGGCCGATGTCCTAGAAGACAATGAGGACATGGATATCATCACAGAGATTCTGACCTCCAACAACGACTCCAATGAGATCCTGCAGAAGGGAGACCTCTCCCAGGCTCAACCTCTGGTGGGGGAAGAAAGTGTTGATGATATCCTAGAAGACAATGAGGACATGGATATCAGCACCAGGATTCTGATCTCCAACAACGGCTCCAATGAGATCCTGCTGGAGGGAGACTTGCTTCTACCAACAACCAGAAACGCCATGAAGTGTTTTAGGAACAACTGCCTGTGGAAAAAATCCTCCAATGGCCTTGTGACCATTCCCTACACAGTGAGCAGAGCCTACACCTCCGCGGAGAGGTCACGAATTGTGAGCGCCATGCAGTCCTTCCACCGGACCACCTGCATCCGCTTTGTGCCCCGCCAGAACCAGAAGGACCACATCAGCGTTGAGAGCAGAGGTGGATGCTTCTCCTCTCTGGGCAGGACAGGAGGCAGGCAGGTACTCTCTCTCAAGAGATCGGGATGCATGAACTTCGGCACCATGCAGCACGAGCTGAACcacgctctgggcttcaaccacGAGCAGACCAGGAGTGACCGTGACCAGTATGTCAGGATAAACTGGAGGAACATCAATCGAAGCAATGCCTACAAC
This genomic window from Gadus macrocephalus chromosome 15, ASM3116895v1 contains:
- the LOC132472732 gene encoding high choriolytic enzyme 1-like, which encodes MKTCLSLLLLLLGLCQAQPLVGEESVADVLEDNEDMDIITEILTSNNDSNEILQKGDLSQAQPLVGEESVDDILEDNEDMDISTRILISNNGSNEILLEGDLLLPTTRNAMKCFRNNCLWKKSSNGLVTIPYTVSRAYTSAERSRIVSAMQSFHRTTCIRFVPRQNQKDHISVESRGGCFSSLGRTGGRQVLSLKRSGCMNFGTMQHELNHALGFNHEQTRSDRDQYVRINWRNINRSNAYNFKKQDTNNLNTPYDYSSIMHYGRTAFSINGRDSITPIPNSRVQLGQRKGMTRNDILRINRLYRC